The following coding sequences lie in one Euhalothece natronophila Z-M001 genomic window:
- a CDS encoding BrnT family toxin, protein MEFEWNAEKAKVNLKKHNVSFQEAGTVFNDPLSVTVPDPDHSIGESRYIIIGMSSLGQVLVVAHTDRGTNIRIISARKATPKERRFYEQGTE, encoded by the coding sequence ATGGAGTTTGAATGGAATGCAGAGAAGGCAAAAGTTAACTTAAAAAAGCATAATGTTTCGTTTCAGGAAGCTGGTACTGTCTTTAATGACCCACTTTCCGTAACTGTTCCCGATCCCGATCATTCCATTGGAGAAAGTCGTTACATTATTATTGGAATGTCGAGTTTAGGGCAAGTTTTAGTTGTTGCCCATACCGATCGAGGTACAAACATAAGAATCATCAGCGCACGAAAAGCAACACCAAAGGAGAGGAGGTTTTATGAACAAGGAACTGAATAA